From the Dioscorea cayenensis subsp. rotundata cultivar TDr96_F1 unplaced genomic scaffold, TDr96_F1_v2_PseudoChromosome.rev07_lg8_w22 25.fasta BLBR01000417.1, whole genome shotgun sequence genome, the window ACAGTGAGATTGGTGGTAGTTATTGTCATTCCTCTAGTTGCTGCGCTTGTGCTTCTTTCAGGAGCAGTCTTTTGGTTGCAGAGAAGAAGAGTGAGCAAGAGGATTGTGAAGAGAGCACCGAGTGAGTTATATCACTATGAAAGAACATCTCTGAAGAGTAATTAATGAAGGataaatatgattttgattgattgattaattcttTTTCACTAGGTGTTGAAGAACAGGAATTCAGAAGCACAGAGTCTCTGTTAATAGATTTGGCTACGCTCAAGAGTGCTACTGATAACTTCTCCGAGATCAATAAACTTGGAGAAGGTGGATTTGGACCAGTTTATAAGGTAAATTTCTAtgcaaaataagaaatatatatatgtgtgtgtgtgtgtgtgtgtgtgtgtgtattttaggatgatgctaatttattgattaaaacAGGGAGTGCTGGTGGATGGGCAGGAAATAGCTGTGAAGAGACTCTCAAGGGCATCATCTCAAGGACTCTTAGAGCTAAGGAATGAGGTTATTTTGGTTGCTAAGCTTCAGCACAGGAACCTTGTAAGGCTTTTGGGTTGCTGTTtagaagaggaagagaagctACTTGTCTATGAGTACCTTCCTAATACCAGCCTTGATACAATTTTATTTGGTAAAAACTTCAGTTTCAAGTTGTATGTTTACATTACAATTTTTTGTGCGCCTGAACTAGattatattgtttgttttgatggatGTATAGATCCCATAAGATGCAAACAACTGGATTGGACTAGGCGATACAATATCATCAAAGGCATCAGTAGAGGGCTTCTATACCTTCATGAAGATTCACGCCTTAGAATAATACACCGAGACCTCAAAGCGAGCAACATCTTATTAGATCAGGACATGAATCCTAAAATCTCAGACTTTGGACTTGCAAAACTTTTTGGTGTAGATGAAACGCAGAACACTAGTCGTATTGCTGGTACATAGTAAGTATATGCAAACCTAGACAATGCAATGCCACACAAAGCATCAAAAGTAAAAGTTGACTATCCTATTGCTTTGTGCAGTGGTTACATGGCACCAGAATATGTTCTGCATGGGCTGTTTTCAACTAAATCAGATGTTTATAGTTATGGAGTTTTAGTGTTGGAGATTATAACTGGTAAGAGGAACTTTGGGTTCCAAGCATCTGGGCATGCCCCTGATCTTCTAAGTTATGTAAGTAGTTAACAATCAACTttcttgcatgcatacatacataggTGCTTCAATTACTTGATTTGATATTCTCTTGTGAATTGTAGGTGTGGCAACACTGGCGAGGAGGGACGGTACTAGAGTTGAAAGATAAAAATCTAAGTGATGGATTCCAGTTGGAAGAAGTATTAAGATGCACCCACATTGGATTGCTTTGTGTACAAGAGGAAGCGAACCAGAGACCAAACATGGCATCCATTGTTCTCATGCTCAGTAGTTACTCTGTTTCTCTTCCAGCTCCTTCTCCTCCTGCTTTTTATTACAGAAGCAGCATGAATGAAGAGCTTTCTGAGAACTCTTACAGAGAGACAAGACGTTCCACTACGGGCTCTACAAATGGTGTCTCTGTTTCTCAGATGGAACCTCGGTAGTGGAAAAGAGACCATTGATGGATCAGAGTTGTTGTAATGGTTTGTTATGTAAAATAGGTTCATGTGCcaagattattatttttcttttggttgatttcgaattaataatgtttttgaataaaaagtggataaaccaccgaTTTATTAAAATGAGAACAAAAAGTACAAAAGTGCTAAATCCTCTCACCGTAAGTGAGGGGAAAAAGTCTGAGAGGAGAAAGCAAAGAGGCAAAAAGTGAGGGAAGTCTAATCAGTGCGAAGACACCGTCCCCAGCATCTCGAGCCCTAATTAGAAGTAGTAGAAGTAACTATGCCGGAGCGAGTCTTGGTCGAGATCGCCCAGAGGGATTTGAGGCTCTAGCGCTAAAAAAAGTTGAGCGAGCGCTTGATTGATTGTGAAGCTTCATTGAGGCTTTGTTGATGTCCGTCATTTACCGTTGAGAACCGGGAAAAGAAGCATGTTAGCagcttttataaataatattgagatgCGAAGATGCAATCAATTGAAAGATCGCGAATATTTCTTTCAAGCCGGATATTCCACAGATTGCACGGGACGTGAGGTCCCAGAGGATTCGGTGCTCGAGGGGCTAAGGATGGTATCCAAATGGTCCACAGAGAGGGGATTGTCTGTGGAAGAGAGTTTGCTTCTAGAATTTGTGAAAAGAGTGCCCAGATGCGGCGTGAATCCAGTGTATAGTTTTCAATCATAAGTCTATCTGCATTCATGTTAGTGTCAGCGGATGAATAATTACTCCTCTGTATTCTCAGTTTATTTTAATAAGTCAAGCTTCATTTTTACTTAACTAAACCCATATGTTTGACTTTAAAAAGTCcaaataattagttaaataaaCTATGATATTTGGAAGCATACTCAACCCTTTCTTGCGTGctttaaaaacttttcttttgggtttttACAAGCGCGACGAGTGCTTCCCATAAAAGTTGTTTAAGAGACATATGAATATAATAGTATTGTTATACTATTTTATAGTATATACAGTATATAATAGTTTAATCAACCAATGTTAGATAgatacaacaatatatatatatatatatattaaaaggtggataaaccatttcaattaaaacaagcaagaacaacAATAACTCTCCACTAACCAAGAGTGGAGAAAGCAAAAGAATAACAAAGAACAAAATACCAGTCCACTAAATGTGGAACAATGACCAAAgaccaaaccaaacaaaaaacaaaatataacatcAAAAGAGGAAACAATGGGCTTCCTTGAAACCCCAACACAGAAAAACAAGATCTAGCCTGTGATTTGGTCCTACGCCTCCTTGGCCATTGTAGCACCACTAATCTCCTTCGAATGCTGGCCTAAGAACTCCAGACTGCGTTTGATAGTAGAAATGGACTCTTCAAACTTCAGCCTTAGACCCTCTATAACCGATGAGAACCAAGATAATATCATTCTATCACATTTCAAAACAATACCAAGAGCAGGCAAACATTAGCAAACAAAAGAACACTGAAGAAACATGTGGTCGACAGATTCAATCCCTGAATGACACATCACACAAGTTGTTGTCGGAAGCCTGTTACATCTTGGCTTCTCTagatttttaaggaaaaaaatcttattCTTCCATACCACCCAATTGAAGATATTAATTTTCATGGGCAATTACTTCGCCAAATGCACCTAGAAAACATGCAACGCATGCCCCCGTCATtcagaaaattataaaatgaagGCCCATTTGCCGTGAGAGTCCACCACCTCTTATCCCTGGTAGCCCCCAAATTATATAAAAGCCTATCATGATAAGGTACCTGTTAGGATTTTTCGTGAAAGGGACTTCAACTAACAGAGGAGCCAATTCCCGAATAGTGACATTCTGATGCTGATTATCTCTAAATTCATCCAGCCACAAAAACATAGGGGCCCTACCATTAAGTCATCGGTCTTTTCAGAAGAGTGTCTCTGTTTCCGAATTAACTCCTTGAGTGATGCACCCCTAAGCTCCGATAGACAACTTGACACCCCTTCCACATACAACAATATTGTTACAGTGTAAAGTATATACACCGTATTATAATAGTACTGTTGATTGGAGATTCAATTCTACTCATTCATCATCCAATGTAACAACCTagtggttatttttttaatatatggtttacttttttttttttaaaaaagatggataaaccagaAGCAtacttcatttaaaaaaaaaacattccacATGAGGTGGAAGCAGACATGGTAcaataaaaagaacaacaacGAACAAAAGAGAAACAAGGAACAAATATAAAGATTGGAAATAAGACAACAACCCCTAACCAAGCCAAGGATATAGCTGCGAACAACCCAACAGAGCCCGCACTCTACTCTACTGATCTCTCATCACCGATTCCTATAAGCTTCCATTGAATTTCAGATTATGCTTAATTGTAGTAACCGTTTCTTCCAACCTAGCTTTCTTAGCTTTTGGAGTTAACAACAATTCATGACAAAAACATATGAATGGTCTTGACAATAATTGAAGAAAGTGCAAAGaatttgttatgaaaaaattCCGTTCCAACTaaccctaaaaaaaaacatatatggtTTACCAacttaaaaaacaaacatttttttttgaagtaatccaaaaaaaaccccataaaacatttttttaatgaaccaTAAGTCAAACGGCGTCGCTGGTAATATTTTCTGGTGAACGGAGTTCTCTCATAATGGAAATCCCGGGGGTAACTGGAGTTCACAAAGCCAACTCCATCATCTCCATCGCCATGCCGGCTCTGCAATCATTGTTCATCCTCCAAGCTCTCCTAGTCCtacatctcctcctcctcctccttctcatcTTTCCCTCCAAAACCCTGTCCCAGAACAACCCCATCCTAGTCAACTGTTCCACCGCTGCCAACTACACCATCCCCAGCCCCTTCGCCACCAACCTCAGCCTCCTCCTCCCCAACCTCATCGCCGCCGCTGCCAACTCCTCCATCCTGTTCTCCACGGCCACCGTCGGTTCCACCTTCGGCCTCGCCCAGTGCCGCCCTGACGCTTCCCCCTTCGACTGCAACACTTGTCTCAACCGCTCTGTGGCCATTTTCTCCTCCCAATGCCCTTTCCGCCGGTCCGCCACCGTCCGCTTCGACCTATGCATCCTCCGCTACTCCGACTACCCCTTCTCTAAGCTCGCCGACAACGGCTTCGTCGTCTTATTAAATGAAGACAACGCCACCGACCTAACGGTCTTTTCTCGACGATTAGACGATCTAATGGACGAGATCTCATCCAAGGCCTCCCGCAACACTTCGAGATTCGGAGTAGGCTTGGTTAGCGTCTTCAGTTTTGAGGAATATATATACGGGATGGTACAGTGTACCCGTGACTTATCCGACGGTGACTGTTCACTGTGCCTGAATCGCACGGTCGGGATTTTGCGTCGCCATTGTTATTGGCGAATTGGGTGCCAGTGCGTCAGTTTGAGCTGCATCGCCAGGTTCGAGACCCAGCCCTTCTTCTCGCTTTCCTTGCTACCaccggcgccggcgccggcgccATCCATGCCGGTGCCGCTTGCCACTGGTGGGAGTCCAAGCACTGGAAATGTTGGTAAGAGCTTTATTATTAGTTCTCACTGTTTGAAAGTTGAAAGAcgtatggttttgattgaatctcaatgaagaaaaagtaACTTTTATCCCCAAAGTTATATTAAGATATTCTTCCTTTTTGTGTAGGAAAAAGTAGCAGCAATAGTAAAAAGGTTGTTCTTGTTATTGTAATTCCTGTGGTTGCTGCTTTTCTGTTTGTCTTTGCAATTTGCTTTTATCTGCGGAAGAGGGTATTAGTCAGGAAAGGCAAAGGTGagttttttctttaatcatGAATTTTTACCATAAGGTTGAAAACATGAGCTTCAAATGTTTATCTATGCaccaaaatttgtttatttttgcagATGGAGGGGATGAACCAGAGTTCAGAAGTGCAGATTCTATATCGTTTGATTTGGACACCCTTAGAGATGCCACAAGTAATTTCTCTGAGGAGAATAAGCTTGGGGAGGGTGGTTTTGGATCTGTTTATAAGGTAAACTAGAATAGTTTTGGTAATTAATTGGAGTAATGATAAGTGTTTTACTTGATGGACCAGAGGAAGATTCAAAGTTTACTGAATGCAGGGCGCATTGAAGGATGGACAGGAAATAGCTGTGAAACGACTCTCAACAACATCAGGCCAAGGATTTGTAGAGCTTAAGAATGAGGTGTTTTTGATTGCTAAGCTTCAGCACAGAAACCTCGTAAGGCTGTTGGGTTGTTGCTTAGAAGAACAGGAGAAGCTTCTTGTCTATGAGTACCTGCCAAATGCAAGCCTTGACAAACATTTGTTTGGTATGTTccatttgtattattcttttttttttaatttttttatatctttgatTATAATTTGATGGAACAGATCCTGTAAGGTGTGGATTACTGGACTGGACAAAACGATACAAGATCATCGAAGGCATTAGTCGGGGTCTTCTTTATCTTCACGAGGATTCACGACTTAGAATTATACATCTAGACCTGAAAGCAAGCAACATCTTGTTAGATGAGGATATGAATCCTAAAATCTCTGACTTCGGCTTTGCAAAGCTTTTTGATGTAGATGAAACACAAGGAAGGACTACAAGAATTGCAGGGACTTAGTAAGCAATATTCCTCTCCACTTCCATTTTAGAGAAAAATGATATATACATACTCTTCAAGTTGAAAATTGAAGGTCACATTGACATGCAGTGGGTACATGGCACCAGAATATGCTGTGCGTGGAAATTTCTCAATCAAGTCAGATGAGGTTTACAAAGAGTTAAGGattacaaaccaaacaaaacaacaaaaacacagAAACAAAGCAAAGcagaaatacaacaaaaactAAACAGAAAAACCAGCAGCATCA encodes:
- the LOC120254314 gene encoding cysteine-rich receptor-like protein kinase 6, translated to MTVHTVFIIQAALLLIFSTNTHSQNAPILINCPTTANYTKPSPFATNLALLLTNLTATTANSPTLFSTSFIGSTYGLAQCRPDASSSDCTTCLNRSASSFSSYCPSGLSAAIRFDLCLLRYSDHPFFSHPANDDFYYLHNINNASNPTIFTSRVNDLMDQITSNAYQSSSRFGANTSNFLDSGDIYGMVQCTRDLSDSDCAKCLNQAVGVVRGYCSGNIGCQALSMSCTARYETYPFFNVSRLAPSPAPPPAPSLPENNNNTISPAPTDFGSDGTTPGNSPNGRKTRNTVRLVVVIVIPLVAALVLLSGAVFWLQRRRVSKRIVKRAPSVEEQEFRSTESLLIDLATLKSATDNFSEINKLGEGGFGPVYKGVLVDGQEIAVKRLSRASSQGLLELRNEVILVAKLQHRNLVRLLGCCLEEEEKLLVYEYLPNTSLDTILFDPIRCKQLDWTRRYNIIKGISRGLLYLHEDSRLRIIHRDLKASNILLDQDMNPKISDFGLAKLFGVDETQNTSRIAGTYGYMAPEYVLHGLFSTKSDVYSYGVLVLEIVWQHWRGGTVLELKDKNLSDGFQLEEVLRCTHIGLLCVQEEANQRPNMASIVLMLSSYSVSLPAPSPPAFYYRSSMNEELSENSYRETRRSTTGSTNGVSVSQMEPRQTASLVIFSGERSSLIMEIPGVTGVHKANSIISIAMPALQSLFILQALLVLHLLLLLLLIFPSKTLSQNNPILVNCSTAANYTIPSPFATNLSLLLPNLIAAAANSSILFSTATVGSTFGLAQCRPDASPFDCNTCLNRSVAIFSSQCPFRRSATVRFDLCILRYSDYPFSKLADNGFVVLLNEDNATDLTVFSRRLDDLMDEISSKASRNTSRFGVGLVSVFSFEEYIYGMVQCTRDLSDGDCSLCLNRTVGILRRHCYWRIGCQCVSLSCIARFETQPFFSLSLLPPAPAPAPSMPVPLATGGSPSTGNVGKSSSNSKKVVLVIVIPVVAAFLFVFAICFYLRKRVLVRKGKGDEPEFRSADSISFDLDTLRDATSNFSEENKLGEGGFGSVYKGALKDGQEIAVKRLSTTSGQGFVELKNEVFLIAKLQHRNLVRLLGCCLEEQEKLLVYEYLPNASLDKHLFDPVRCGLLDWTKRYKIIEGISRGLLYLHEDSRLRIIHLDLKASNILLDEDMNPKISDFGFAKLFDVDETQGRTTRIAGTYGYMAPEYAVRGNFSIKSDEVYKELRITNQTKQQKHRNKAKQKYNKN